The stretch of DNA ATTGCTTTCTGGTTtgctgtccttttttttaaatattgcttgaATTTGGGAAAGAGATGAGGTTGTACTGAATGCATTTGTGCATTACATATTTGAATATCGAGTTTCATCAGCAGTTTTCTAACAGGAATTTGctcacaaaatcaaaacaaaattccttattatctctctgtctgtcttttaTAAACGGAATGATACTATTGTGCAAACACTGGAAATTTTGCTAGCAGTTGTGTTGGTCTCCAGGTATACCATCTTAATGAAACTTTTCACACATGTCCTTCCTAATGGACTGAGCAGATTTAGGCATCATCATGGTCCCATTCTCTGTGTCTCTGCTGAGCCACTAGTAAAGGTGATTATTAACTGGGTCTTTTTTATATGATACAGCCCTTTGAAACAGACTGTTTTCAGATGATTGGAGTAGTGGTGCAGTATTTCAAGCACACTCTTTTTCAGGCCTTTTCTAAATTCGGTACGTATTGATTTCAGCTGGGTACAGTATAAGTTTTTGCATGGTTGAATGGGAAGCATTCAGTATGAACACAGACTGAAAATTATATCGGAAAATTATTGTTTTGTGGTGTTAACTGTTCTAAGAAGTTCTTTCATTGCTAAAAAGGAATTGCACAGGAAAAGATCTCTTATTCTGTGGTTGTTTTCCCCCCAAACTTTGCTTAAAATATACCCGTGCAGACTCTTGAAGCCCTTGCAAAGTTTGTACAGTGTCAAATTGAATGAGTACACGTGTGAAATACCAGTCAAACTCTATCATATCTAGgaaatcatccttttttttttttatgggtctACTAGTGGTACTGAGAGAAACAACATTTCATGTGTAGCTTGAGAACACACAGTCTTAGAAGGAGACCTAGTCTGTTTGGAGTTAAGTGCAGCCTAAGAGTTATGTCTGgagtaatatttctctttattggAAATAGGGCACACTATATGCATGGGATAAACATCCGAATCCTGCAGTGTACAGCAaggaaattcttatttttaaactttatacATTTTTTCTCTTCGCTTAACAGCCAGCAAGATAGTACTCGGCCCAATGGCTTCCACAGCTGGAGCACAAATGAGAGTTGCTCAGACAGAGAAGTCCGTAATGTTACAGTTTAGAGAGAAAACACTTACTTTGTCTTACAGTCAATTCTGTCGGCTTATTGGTGGACAGTCTCTGAAGTACCAAGGTAAGGTGCTACATGATTCTATttgcatctttctctttctttttttttaacagagtgaATCTTTTGCCTGTATTTAAATTTGCTTCTTCCTCGAGGAGCATGAAACTTTAATGAAGCTCATTAATGACCTCTagctcgttttttttttttccatttccattttttaacTATTCAGAAATTGAAATACTAGAAGCTACAATATCCTTGTATTGTAATATCATGTGTCTGtgaaattaaattgtttttcttcattaaaatatttttcttgtcttgctgctttcctggaaaatTGAATTTATTAATGTGACAGGGGATGACTTGAGCACTAAATCTAAATCAGTATCCACACTTTCATGCCCAACTCAGGTACTATGCTAACTCTTTATTTGATAGAGTATATACTTGATCATGAACAATGTATGGTTTACAAGATTCGTATTTGTTCACTGAATTGgtaaagctttaatttttaaatcatgtaGAATATTGTAATCAGCTAGTCTCATCCATCTGTACTAATGGTCTCTGGTGGTAGTTTGAAAGTCGTATTATATTTTTGCCGATAGGCATAAAGTaagaaagcagatttatttttcactaaAATACCAAACCTAACATCTGTCCTTGTACCCCAAATACTATTCTAATTGTCAGCTTTTCTCTTGCTCACTTCTCCTTTCATAATCAGTCATAGAACTATTGCATTAACTAAATTATCCTTGATTTCAACTTTCTTTTGcataaatttcttttttgcatAAGCTTTATCTGgtcaaaatatattcagaaaagaatttttaatttaaagggtatcatagaagaaaaaaggcaactaAAGGAACGCCTggacaaaatatattttgcaaatgaGCGTCGTTGTTCCAAAACCCCCTTGTATGGCAGAGACTTGTTGGAAATTTGCTCTTGgatcagtgaaagaaaaatctctcaGCATTGTTCTGCCAGGATTAACAAATGGCGCTGGGCTGGCTTTGCAAATTGCCTTCCATATTCAAATACTTCCGAGATTCTAAAGGATCCATTGCAAGAACTCATTCTGACATTGAAGCAGGAACAGATCGCCCTGAAGGATCTTGTTACTAGGTGATTGAGGCAAATCTGTTTGCAGTCTGCACAAAATTGACAGGTGTATACAACCATCCAAAACAGGCTATTTACCTAAAGTACTGTAAAATGGTAAAAGTGATAAATTGATTGCCTTGTTTTATCCTTATTGCAGGCTAAATTCCTTTATGCAGAGTCTATTTGCATCTCTGATGTATAATTCTAGATCATTCTAAGAGTTGAAAACTCTTAATAGTTCCATGTCAATTGTTATTACTTATGTAGCAATTCTACTTTATTTTGACATATCTGATATTTTTTGTGTGAATACTTACAAAAAAGTAGGAGCTGTAAGTCAGCTTATCTAAGTAACTTTACGGATAGTTGCAATTTCCTCTTGTCTTGTACTGATCTTTAGtggttttgcattttcttgttgATAAAACTTCATCTACTGATTTACTTTCAATTACCTTTTGCCAGGTCCTTGATGTCTGCATGGAAGCATAatcttttgttactgtttttgAATAGTTAATAGCCCAAACTGTTAAAAAATGGTATATTAaagctttggtttgttttatagAGATCTGTCCACATTGCCAGCTGTAGCTGTTGCTCCTCCGTATTTGTATGTAGCAAATCCTCCTTATACATATACCCATGAAATGAAAGTCTTGGAGTTTAATCTGAAAGAACAGATACTTCCCTACTTCCATTCAGTGGAGCAGATAGCAAGGCCTCGTTTTCTACAGTTTCCAGATCCCCGACTGGTGCAGAGTGATTCAGGTATCCAGTTATAACTGGGCGAATGTGCTTTCTCTAGTTGTTGAATGCTGCCTGCAGAACCTTCAAGTTCTTATTTCATAAACAGGCAAGATGGAGGCTCTGGCTGTCTTGCTTCGGAAGCTGAAAGCAAGAGCACATCGTGTGTTGATTTTGACGCAGATGATTCCAATGCTTGATATACTGGAGCTTTTCTTGGACTTCCATTTTCTCCGGTACATAAGAGTTAGTGAGAGTGACGCTCACAGTTGGCATTATCTGGTAAGAGAACCTCTTACTCAAGTTAATGGCGAATAGATGCTCATAGTGGGAGGGAGAATGCTAAAGGGAAGTCTAATACATTTGCAAAATTCATTTGCATAATTTCCTTAGTTAAGCAAATTATGTATGTAGCTGTAGCACAAAATATGTAATTATATATGAAATATGTCAGTCATATTGCTATCTGATGAGGCATCCAGGGCGTTTCCAAGAGGTATGCCACTAGTTGTCCTATATTTATGAGTAATTTGTGCTTGAAAGACAGACGTTTCATTTCACAATAGCGTTTTGACtaattgcttttgctttcattatcCGTAGCTATCTACATTGTTAGTACTTCAAGTGTAGTTCCTGTTTTTATGTTGGCACTTCCTCAGCCTTACTCCAggggcttttggttttttttgtagagTGCCCTGGCATTGCCTGAGGATAAATTGAAAGTATGCTCAATTCCCTCCCCAGTAAGACTCTCAGTATCCTCTGGGGCCTACAATTTGAGCAAACATTAACAATATAGTTAagttattcttttcttattttttacttcaaattgCATTTTTATCCTTTCTGTCAGATGCAGTGTAAAACATAAAGGAATACTTTGCCTTAAAGAACACAAGGCAGCACAATAGAAGGGATTCGATTTAGTCAATAGACAAGAAAAATGATGAAGCACACACAGAATGCAATAACTCAGTCGGGTGTGCTTAGTCATAGGACATAATGTGACTACTGTAATAGATGTTTAGATTTTTATCTGGTTGACTGTACCATAAATTAATAGTTTTAATGGTacacaaattaattttgaattgtgTAGATCTGTAATGTGGGCAGTCAGATAACTTAAAATGTTTGCACGCTTAATGTAGGTTAGGGAAGTAATAAGAATGCAAATTTTATGATCTCATTCTGTAAAAAAGTTTGTTTAGAGATTTATGCTTTATTAATATGAATATGTAATTAAGTTGCTTGTCTCCCCATTTTAGGAATCCATAAAAAACTTCAACCGAGACAAGCGATTCTTCTGTGCTATTCTTTTTTCCCACACTCCTTCTACAGGTATCAGCCATGTAGATGTGGATTCTGTTGTCTTCTATGACACTGATTTAGATCCGCTGATGGATACAAAGGCTAAAGAATGGTGTGATAAAATTGCAAGAGGCAGAGATATTCACATATACAGGTGACTTTTACACTAAGAAATAGTAtaagtgctttaaaataaaaaatcaaaaagctGTTTTTAGGTGAAACTAGGGTTTTTGGTTGAGATCATCCTTTTAGTTTAAGTCATTTGGTCTTTTAAGATCCCTTTAAAGATTGGATAAGTCAGACGTACTTCTTCCCTTCAGactaaagggaaaatgaaaacccTGTCCTGTCCTTTCCCTTGCTGTATCCTTTATTCCTGTCTTTCCCTCCCACTTTCGTCTTGTAAGCCATCTGGATTTCTGTGTTGGGACAGTCAAAATTAACATTAATATCTGTGGgtgttttctgctctttataAACAATAAATGTCTTTCTTGATGGTTTATCATTGGATTTCAAATCCACTAGTGATGAGATGCTGATTTTCATGTAGTTCTAAGATATATTTGAAAGCTTCTTGCACGTGactgtttcttttcctggaagGACATGCTGAGAGCAGTGGGGAGCTCTTGCTCACCTTACACCACTGGCCAGGTATGCATGGGTGTGCAGTGCAGATCCTGTTAGCAAATAACCTGCTACtgtaaggatttttaaaaaatccaattgTATAGAAGACAATACTGTTTattcttcattttgaaaataagaacTTAAAAGAAGCTGGTGTTTTGAAAATATGATATCAGATGTAAAAAGGAAGCTTTCCTctaagaaactaaaaaaaaaaaatacaaaacttccTATGAAAATACCTGATGGACTTTAAACTAGTTTTGGTGCTCACTGCCATAGGCAAGGAACATTTAACATGTAACAGTTGAGTTTCAGGAAGCATCACTGTTTTCTAGGGAACAGTATTTAATGAGTTTCTTTGTTTTACAGGCTTGTAAGTGGTAATTCTGTTGAAGAGAGGCTGTTGAAAAAGGGTATTAAACATTTGATTCAAGAAGTGGCTGCTCAGGGAGATGATTGTTCAACAGACTTTTTAACTCAGGTACTGTAACGTGAAGAATGTGAGCAGTTCTTTAATGATACATAAAAATGAGTGCTTTACTAGATCAGAGTAAGACTTTTAGATATCATCTGCTTTCATACTTATTTCCAGACTTGTTTGGAGGCCAGTGGTATGTGATCATAGTTAAAATCAGTAAAAGTCATGAACTGTTAGCTCATATAGAaaatcagaagataaaaatatctaaaaagaaaactgtgtttgTTCCAATTGTAATTTTACActatttttgtcattgttttaatcaaacaaaaccaacatctcCTCCAGCAAAAGCTGTCAAATATGTCTGTAATCTGACTTTTCTAAACTCAATTTTAGGATGATTAAAAAACTTTTGACATCCTACATTGTCTTATAAGGGTCTTTGCTCTGAATATGGAAAAGAGGATTCCAGAAAGTTTACAGAAGAGACACGATCTGAGATAAGAAATGACATAGATTCAGAGATGCGTGATCTAGGAAATACTATGCGTCCTTCACAGTTGAAACAGCTGGCTAGATTTGTGGATCAGGTATGATGATTGCTCTTGTTTTATGTAAACCtttagaaatatttgaagtttACTTTTCTGTGCAACAGTCTGGCTTTCATAAAGTACCTTATTTCCACTCCATTTACATGAAACTGTTCTGTGCAAACTTAAATACTGAAACAATCCTGGGAGGTAATCTGAGCTTGTTGATAGATCTGTTCACATACTGAAACATTTAAGTCATCAAATGTTCTCCTGAGGATTGTGAAGTGCATTGGACTAAACTGTATCTTGTGATATAAAACTGTTTTACAGTCCTGTGCTTTGCCAGAtgcttgtgttttttctttaaaggccTTGGATCTGTTTCTTCTTTACCGTGAAATGGCTATTCTAGCATTCCCTAAATTCTGTCGGATTctgattgcctccctttccctttgcagaacCCAAGTGGCAGCCTGCCTACTAACAGCCAGGCAAGCGTGTGTGTAATAACTCGGATgggattctcttttttttttttttttttttttttttttttttttttttttaaagttaggaaGATGGAAGCCAGCAGTTGGAGCTTATTCTCAGTGATACCTGTGGAATGTGAGCAGACTAGCTAGGGACCAGAATGTCAGATTTTTGGTCCTTAGATGTCTTTCGTAGCTTAATTATGGTGCCATTATTTGCaatcaaaataaatacatttattggtTGGGGggttttcctgcttgtttttaaattactGGCTATTTACGTGTTTCTAATTCAAAAGCTAAATAGCTAGCAGTGtgtcaaaatgtttttctgaacagCTTAAGCCCATTGAAAAGTATGCGTTGAATTTCTTGGAATTGTTTCATACTTTGAATGATCAAAACAGCCAGAAAATCAACAAGGTAAGCGAGTAATTGACTATATCTCATTTTCTgagtaatgaagaaaaacaaaacagaaaacctcaGCTAttgtcagattttcttttttgtttatttggggtttttatttggtttttttgtttatgagCACTGAAATTTTGATCCAAATGATCGTGGTCTAAAAACACACTGGTTCCTAATTAACAGGTAGACATATTTCCCTTTCTCTTTACTGGCATGAGGGCCTTATCCAAGAATGAAAACTCAGTTTAGCTAACTTTGCTATGACCGTTAGCCTATGAAAACAACTTATTATGTAGTTACCAGACTCAAATCTGTGGCAATTTACTGCTGTTGGCATATTTATTGTGTGAAAAGTGGTAATATTTTAAAGTGTACAAATTTTCTTCCTAAAAGGAGTTAAAAACTGCAAatacaaaatgggaatatcaaCATGCCAAGGAgctgaaaaaggcagaagaaagatttcaggagGAAGTGAAAGAGGAACTCTTAACCTATACCAGAGAAGATGCTTATAACGTGGTAACATCAAGGGATCTCCAAGTCCCTGCTTTTCAAAGACTTTGCGTATTGTGACTATGAACCATGTATTTAAGGATGTCTGTTGGGTTCCTATTGCACTGGTCTTATGCCCTTGCACAAAGGACTGTAACCCTGGACAGTTTTAATTCTGTAGAGTAGCAGGCTGCGGTTTTAGCAGGAGCTAGCTGTTGGTTTGTAGGTTGACTTGTAATTGTACAGCTATGTATCGAGGTAATAATAACTGaaggaagagactgaaaaaaatatgttggcttttgaaaattaaggttaattacttaaaatatatttttttctaagtattttttttattctaattattGCAAACATACTTATGTTTCTAAATGCTGAGCTCTGGGCTGGATGAtgtattgatattttaaaaactgcttgtTTCTCACACAGGAATTTGTCTGTGAAGGCCCAGATGGAGAAATAGAAATAATGCCTGTAAGTCAGTAGACCTTATTTAATCTGAAGGAAACCTTACCTAAAATGCTTTAATTAACGGCAAACtgtgggttgtttgttgttgttaatgttctgtgttgggtttttttgcttttgtttgtttgtttgtttgtttttttaagctttggaCTCCCCCTGTTGCACCTGTGAATCATGATGATGTCTACACTAATTCTGTTATGTGTCTGATGTACAGTAGTACCCCCATTCCAGAGTCTAAGCTTCCACCTCTCTTTGTCAGGAAGGGGCGTAAGCGGCAGAGAACAGATCTGTTCTGTAAGTTGGATTCAAAATTGTATTGGAAGGTGCAGTAATATTTTTGTATGAAACAATATGAAAACTCTTTTGTGTTTAAGATTTTAGGCATGCATATACCATTATCTCTCTTAAGCTTGAAATCGCTCAGAAAAAATGATTGACTGTAGAGTGAGAGCAGAGGGAGTGCACTGTGAAAACTTGCTGTTGTCCTTACaaattagaaatagaaataggGGTGAATTCAATGAGCAGGAGTAAAGCAGTGAGATACCTGTGTGTCCATTTGATCTGTTTCTAAGCTTATTTTCGTAGTGAAGTGAGAAGCTATTAAAAAATGACTGATCAAGTCAAATACTGTACTAGGGGGCCATAGGTTGAAGGTACCTGTATTCATGAAAATACTGCAAAAGGCTTATCATTAGATGATTTGCAGCAATCAGTTTTCTGTCATGATCTCGTTGCACAAAGTTCCTTTCTCACTGGAGATAGTAACTTTGTCCTGTCAATAAGCTTCAGGTGAGAGAAAGAAGCATTGCCATAGAAAGATGGTTGTTCCTCCACCTTCACTTTTCAAGCAAGTGACTCCAAGAATATTGAAAACACAACAGAAGAGCAAAGCTGAGCAGACCCCGCTCTGGGTGaaacagaaaatgtcttttgcaAGACCTTTGCCAGCTCTTACCAAGTCAGCTGCTGACACTGGACAGGATAGTCCTGCATGGCTAATTGCTGAAGACTTGGCACTGTTAAAAGTAAGTTGGTACTTCATTTTTATTGACTTCAGAAACTTATTACTTGGACGTTTGTTACAGCATCCATAGACCTTGATTAATACAGGGTTATACATGCTTGTGCACAAAACAACATTTAGTTGAAACATTACACTGCTTTGATTTCTCTCTGCCTCCTAGGCAATGAAGCAGTTACGGAGACGTCCTTTAAACTTTGCTATTGTGTCGCCAGCACAGACAGCAAACTGGGACTTTGTCAGCCATGTGGTTAATTCTTGTAACTATGTTTATCGCTCCCCAAAGCAATGCGAAAATTGCTACATAAAAGCATTTGCAGGTCCAGAAGGAGAGGTGAGTTTAAGCTGAAATGGGCATTACATTGTGAGGACTTgggtttttcttgctttgttttgttttttaaattcctcatTGCTGTTTGTGGACTACACAAATGTTTAGTAAGCAGAATCATAACTATATTTTAGAGTTTTGAATAGCTTCAAAATATACAAGCAAATGCTAGTAAATATCTTCTCCTGTCAGTATGAACTACTATAGGTTATATTTATTGTAGTTTCCATA from Rissa tridactyla isolate bRisTri1 chromosome 13, bRisTri1.patW.cur.20221130, whole genome shotgun sequence encodes:
- the LOC128916900 gene encoding E1A-binding protein p400-like isoform X9; this encodes MDTKAKEWCDKIARGRDIHIYRLVSGNSVEERLLKKGIKHLIQEVAAQGDDCSTDFLTQGLCSEYGKEDSRKFTEETRSEIRNDIDSEMRDLGNTMRPSQLKQLARFVDQLKPIEKYALNFLELFHTLNDQNSQKINKELKTANTKWEYQHAKELKKAEERFQEEVKEELLTYTREDAYNVEFVCEGPDGEIEIMPLWTPPVAPVNHDDVYTNSVMCLMYSSTPIPESKLPPLFVRKGRKRQRTDLFSSGERKKHCHRKMVVPPPSLFKQVTPRILKTQQKSKAEQTPLWVKQKMSFARPLPALTKSAADTGQDSPAWLIAEDLALLKAMKQLRRRPLNFAIVSPAQTANWDFVSHVVNSCNYVYRSPKQCENCYIKAFAGPEGENIGGYPLRVRQAYAKDQNSEHTQIFMNHFELMTARRSSSSNTFLADNYDKLLPEPKVVSIYAEPMMIQEKALPEEQIAPQMQEQQPRQEQEEEQSVGQIQTQCQPQGETQVRNKTAIATRCVNLGHSCSCRQGNVFLPAK